From Nicotiana tabacum cultivar K326 chromosome 15, ASM71507v2, whole genome shotgun sequence, the proteins below share one genomic window:
- the LOC107789189 gene encoding uncharacterized protein LOC107789189 — protein sequence MALSPPNLYAKGDAYGIKYFEIKTKPSQLKLCFSCRARAKAALSTRSSSIEVPRQWYNLVADLPIKPPPPLHPKTFQPIKPEDLSPLFCDELIKQEASIDQFIDIPEEVLDVYSLWRPTPLIRAKRLEKLLDTPARIYYKYEGGSPAGSHKPNTAVPQAWYNKMGSVKNVVTETGAGQWGSALSFACSLFGLNCEVWQVRASFDQKPYRKMMMQTWGAKVHPSPSDLTEAGRTILRMDPSSPGSLGIAISEAVEIAATNADTKYCLGSVLNHVLLHQTVIGEECIKQMEDFGETPDVIIGCTGGGSNFAGLAFPFIREKLKGKINPLIRAVEPAACPSLTKGVYAYDYGDTAGMTPLMKMHTLGHDFIPDPIHAGGLRYHGMAPLISHVYELGFMEAISIPQTECFKGAIQFARSEGLIPAPEPTHAIAATIREALRCKERGESKVILMAMCGHGHFDLSSYDKYLQGSLVDLSFSEEKIKASLAKIPQPMS from the exons ATGGCACTATCCCCCCCAAATCTGTATGCAAAAG GTGATGCTTATGGGATTAAGTATTTTGAGATTAAGACAAAGCCAAGTCAATTAAAGCTTTGCTTCAGCTGTAGAGCAAGGGCAAAGGCAGCTCTTAGTACTCGTTCGAGCTCCATTGAAGTTCCTCGTCAGTGGTACAATCTAGTTGCGGACCTTCCAATCAAACCTCCACCACCTTTGCATCCCAAGACTTTTCAACCTATCAAGCCTGAGGATTTGTCTCCTCTTTTCTGCGATGAGTTGATTAAGCAGGAGGCAAGCATCGACCAGTTTATTGATATACCGGAAGAAGTTTTAGATGTCTACAGCCTTTGGCGCCCGACCCCTCTGATTAG AGCTAAGAGGTTGGAGAAATTGCTTGATACACCTGCGCGAATATATTACAAGTATGAAGGCGGTAGCCCAGCAGGTTCGCACAAGCCCAACACTGCTGTTCCTCAGGCCTGGTACAATAAAATGGGAAGTGTCAAAAATGTAGTAACGGAGACTGGGGCAGGACAATGGGGGAGCGCACTATCATTTGCTTGCAGCTTATTTGGTCTCAACTGTGAG GTATGGCAAGTTAGAGCGTCTTTTGATCAGAAACCCTATCGTAAAATGATGATGCAAACTTGGGGTGCCAAGGTGCACCCTTCTCCTTCTGACCTTACAGAGGCTGGTCGGACTATTCTACGAATGGATCCTTCAAGTCCAGGAAGTTTAGGTATAGCTATTTCAGAGGCTGTGGAGATTGCAGCTACAAATGCTGACACTAAGTATTGCTTAGGAAGTGTTCTTAATCATGTTTTGTTACATCAGACTGTTATCGGTGAGGAGTGTATAAAACAGATGGAGGATTTTGGAGAGACTCCAGATGTGATCATTGGTTGCACTGGGGGTGGATCCAATTTTGCTGGACTTGCTTTCCCATTTATCCGCGAGAAGCTTAAGGGAAAAATTAATCCTCTTATTAGAGCGGTTGAACCTGCAGCTTGCCCCTCCTTGACGAAAGGCGTATATGCTTATGACTATGGAGACACAGCAGGCATGACTCCGTTAATGAAAATGCATACACTTGGTCATGACTTCATACCGGACCCCATTCACGCCG GGGGGCTTCGTTACCATGGCATGGCGCCATTGATATCACACGTCTATGAATTGGGTTTTATGGAAGCAATATCAATTCCCCAGACTGAATGTTTTAAAG GCGCGATACAGTTTGCTAGGTCTGAGGGGTTGATACCTGCACCAGAACCAACTCATGCAATAGCTGCCACAATCAGGGAAGCTCTACGATGTAAAGAGAGAGGAGAATCGAAAGTTATACTCATGGCAATGTGTGGACATGGCCATTTTGATTTGTCATCTTATGATAAGTATTTGCAGGGTAGCTTGGTTGATTTGTCATTTTCAGAAGAGAAAATAAAAGCCTCACTGGCCAAAATACCCCAACCAATGTCCTAA
- the LOC107789188 gene encoding NDR1/HIN1-like protein 12: MPKPVLGPERRTNPLIWCVATLCTFITLAVIITGLVVFIGYMIVRPKVPQMSVVSANVDNFSYDMSSNLIVKVSIVINAENDNAKAHASFYETIYTLTFHGVKVAYLRADPFDVPQNSSTPLYYPVESTSISLTPEEGEVAEMSLDQKQVVLYLKGNTRTRWRVGFIGSVKFWLHLNCQLKLPLDGSTIYPKKCSTKSR, from the coding sequence ATGCCAAAGCCCGTTTTAGGCCCGGAACGACGCACCAACCCTTTAATCTGGTGTGTTGCCACACTCTGTACCTTCATAACCCTAGCCGTGATCATCACTGGCCTCGTTGTCTTCATTGGATACATGATCGTCAGGCCAAAAGTTCCTCAAATGAGTGTCGTGAGTGCAAATGTGGACAATTTTTCCTATGACATGTCTAGTAACCTAATTGTCAAGGTTTCAATTGTTATCAACGCTGAAAATGACAATGCAAAAGCCCATGCAAGTTTCTATGAGACAATTTATACACTCACTTTCCATGGTGTCAAAGTTGCTTATTTAAGAGCTGACCCTTTTGATGTACCTCAAAATAGCTCAACTCCGTTGTATTATCCAGTGGAGTCAACGTCGATTTCGTTGACTCCCGAAGAAGGAGAAGTTGCTGAAATGTCATTGGATCAGAAACAAGTAGTTCTTTATCTCAAAGGGAATACAAGGACTAGGTGGAGAGTAGGGTTTATTGGTTCTGTTAAGTTCTGGCTGCATCTTAATTGTCAGCTTAAGTTACCATTAGATGGAAGTACTATTTACCCAAAAAAATGCAGCACCAAATCTAGATAA